The following proteins are co-located in the Myxococcales bacterium genome:
- a CDS encoding DUF2029 domain-containing protein produces the protein MRGGALGIFIGLLVLPTAALLLLWPVHGLNTHYYAIRDEQPVFCATAVSTDLFYSETGLFQSPCRYAWNSKLHGDNDKVPELAAEWAGYLRVPHAGSYYFASKSPGDFSLDLGPHRITLSPDEPAARPLYLTAGLYRLNAHYRGENGPMLTWNRSAGNQRPIDLRYFYRRPPAPLATTLAVLSFVALFFAEFYFLARLAPARAAALGDFVWRRRYGLALVFLLALVLATRLYQYDRMPFAGESGDEYNVALNGLNLVYTGVPSSWSILKAYQPAQREKQPIFGRNFSIVRPFFDHPPGHSLLTGVWLRIMGVGYDERYEHYFENKARLVPIVATVFNALLLFFLAWRVCGRRDLALLAVLVFALYPPAMFSGRLSKEENFLITFFLLALLGVENYLSTGKPSRLLLAAVAAGAACLFKVSGLAVVGGAAGVLIAARRWRAALWVGAIGAVFFGLYFAYGAYYDWSTFLRVFAGQANRQFSKVGGSSLSTQGLWALLTYSAPVRKNFFSLTHLWFWLGLFFFWREQSKLPEDRRWRVDLVVWPALIYLAFMAITISSDLPYGWYRIPFLPFFAIAAAWYLDRLLREGQTPPAVLFCLLPLNDALYWGWLAPATHHRLTYRLANLVPVGLLVLAQLLPPRYRPAAVKVVSWVAVGAVCILTIVSLFRRWYLYDLEY, from the coding sequence ATGCGCGGCGGAGCTCTCGGAATTTTCATCGGACTGCTGGTCTTGCCGACGGCGGCGCTACTCTTGCTTTGGCCGGTTCACGGGCTCAACACGCATTATTACGCGATCCGCGACGAGCAGCCCGTGTTTTGCGCCACGGCCGTTTCCACCGACCTCTTCTATTCCGAAACCGGACTGTTTCAATCGCCGTGCCGGTACGCCTGGAACAGCAAATTGCACGGCGACAACGACAAAGTCCCCGAATTGGCGGCCGAGTGGGCGGGCTATTTACGGGTTCCACACGCCGGTTCCTACTACTTTGCCTCGAAAAGCCCCGGTGATTTTTCGCTCGATCTCGGACCGCATCGAATCACGCTGTCGCCGGACGAACCGGCCGCGCGGCCGCTCTATCTGACGGCGGGGCTTTATCGCCTGAACGCGCATTATCGCGGCGAAAACGGACCGATGCTGACTTGGAACCGATCGGCCGGTAATCAACGGCCGATCGATCTGCGGTATTTCTACCGCCGCCCGCCGGCGCCGTTGGCGACTACCCTGGCCGTATTGTCGTTCGTCGCGCTTTTTTTCGCCGAATTCTATTTTCTAGCGCGGCTGGCGCCCGCCCGGGCGGCCGCTTTGGGGGATTTCGTCTGGCGGCGGCGCTACGGCCTGGCGCTGGTGTTTCTTTTGGCGCTGGTTTTGGCGACGCGGCTCTATCAATACGATCGCATGCCGTTTGCCGGCGAATCGGGCGACGAATACAACGTCGCGCTCAACGGGTTGAACCTGGTCTACACCGGCGTCCCGTCCTCCTGGTCGATTTTAAAGGCTTATCAACCCGCCCAGAGAGAAAAACAGCCGATCTTCGGACGTAATTTTTCAATTGTCCGGCCGTTCTTTGATCACCCGCCCGGCCATTCACTGCTCACCGGAGTCTGGTTGCGAATCATGGGCGTCGGCTATGACGAGCGCTACGAGCATTACTTCGAAAACAAGGCGCGCCTCGTGCCGATCGTCGCGACGGTGTTCAATGCCTTATTGCTCTTTTTCCTGGCGTGGCGGGTCTGCGGCCGGCGCGACCTGGCCTTGCTGGCGGTGCTGGTGTTCGCGCTCTATCCACCGGCCATGTTCAGCGGCCGGCTGTCCAAGGAAGAAAATTTTCTCATCACGTTTTTTCTGCTCGCGCTCCTGGGAGTGGAAAATTATCTATCGACCGGCAAGCCGAGCCGCCTGCTCCTGGCCGCTGTCGCCGCCGGTGCGGCTTGTCTTTTCAAGGTGTCCGGATTGGCGGTGGTCGGCGGCGCGGCCGGGGTGCTCATCGCGGCGCGCCGGTGGCGGGCGGCGTTGTGGGTGGGCGCGATCGGCGCGGTGTTTTTTGGTTTGTATTTCGCCTACGGCGCTTACTACGACTGGTCGACTTTTCTGCGCGTCTTCGCCGGGCAGGCCAATCGCCAGTTCAGCAAGGTCGGCGGCTCATCCCTGAGCACGCAGGGGTTGTGGGCGCTGCTGACTTATTCCGCGCCGGTGCGAAAAAACTTTTTCTCGCTGACGCATCTCTGGTTTTGGCTTGGCCTGTTTTTCTTCTGGCGCGAACAAAGCAAGCTCCCGGAGGACCGGCGCTGGCGAGTGGATCTGGTCGTCTGGCCGGCGCTGATCTACCTGGCGTTCATGGCGATCACCATTAGCTCGGATCTGCCTTACGGCTGGTATCGCATCCCGTTTCTGCCGTTTTTCGCGATCGCCGCGGCCTGGTATCTCGATCGATTGTTGCGTGAGGGCCAAACCCCGCCGGCGGTTTTATTCTGCTTGCTGCCGTTGAACGACGCCCTTTACTGGGGCTGGCTCGCGCCGGCGACGCACCACCGACTGACCTACCGGCTGGCCAACCTGGTTCCCGTAGGCTTGCTGGTGTTGGCGCAACTGTTGCCACCGCGTTATCGACCGGCCGCGGTGAAGGTTGTTTCCTGGGTGGCGGTCGGCGCGGTTTGCATCCTGACGATCGTCAGCCTGTTCCGCCGCTGGTACCTTTACGATCTGGAATACTGA